Within the Planctomycetota bacterium genome, the region CCGGTTCGTAAGCCAGATCCGTGCGGCGATCTATCAGATGCTCGGACGCCACAAGGACGCCATGCTCGCCCTCGAAGCCGCCCTCGCCCACGATCCCCAGAACGTCATGTTCCTCACGCAGATGATGCAACTCGCCCGCCGACTGCAGTACGTGAACGTCGCCATCTGGTCCGGCGAACTCGCCGCCGAGGAAACCCTCAAGACCAAAAAACCTCAGAAGCAGATCTTCACCACCCTGGCCGACCTCTACGAAGACCAACGCCGATTCCGCGACGCCGTCGAAGCACTCAACCAGGCCATCAAGATCGACCCCTCCGACCGCACCCTCGACAAGCGGGCTCGCGACCTGGCGGCCTCCAGCAGCATCGAGGACAGCCGCCTGGAATCCGTCGCCGACTTCCACGACATGATCCGCGACCGCCGGCAGGCGTCCGCCAGCGCCACCCAGCAGGTCATCCGCACCGAGGAACAACTCGACGACCAGTACGCCGAACTCAAAGCCGCTCTCGACGCCGACCCCGAAAACCCCGTCAAAATGCAGGCCCTCGCCGATTGCCAGGCGCGCCGAGGCAACATCCCCGATGCCATGGCGATCCTGAAGAAGGCCCTCGAGACGGGCAAGGACTACCGCTACAAGTACCGCATGGACGATATCTATATGGCCGAGTACCGCGCACGCCTCCGGGACCTCGACGTCGAGATCGAGGCCAACCCCGACCGCGCCGACCTCAAGGCCGAACATAAAAAAATCTCCCAGGAACAGGACGCCTTCGAACTGAAAGCCTATCAGGAACGCCAGCGACAGTATCCGACGGACCTCGGCATCCGCCTCGACCTCGGCATCCGCCAATACCGCAAGGGTCTGTTCGACGAGGCCATCGTCTCCTTCCAGCAGGCCTCGCGCGACCCCAAACGCCACGTCCAGGCGCTCAACCTCCTCGGCCAATGCTTCTTCGCCAAAAAACTCTACCAGGAGGCACAGAACCAGTTCGAAACCGCCCTCGAACGCCACGAACTCACCGGAGACGCCCTCGCCAAGGAACTCCAGTACCACCTCGCCATGACCCTCGAAATCCAGGGCAAACTGCCCGGCGCCATCGAATGGTTTAGCCGCATCGTCCAGCAGGACTACCAGTACCGCGACGCCGCCAAGAGGCTCGAAGCCCTCCGACGACGCGCCGAAGAACAGGGAAAACCGGCCTAGAACTGGCCCACAAAACGAGGAAGGAGATCCGTCCCTATGCCCCGCTCCGTATCCGCCAAAAAACGCGTGCGACAGAACGAAACTCGCCGCATCCGCAACCGCACCATCAAGAGCCGCATCCGCTCCGCCCGACGCGACTTCCTCGCCGCCGTCGCCGCCGACGACGCCGACAAGGCTCGCGACCTGTTCCTCAAGTGCGAAAAAATGCTCCACCGCGCCGCCAACAACGGGCCGCTCCATCGCAAAACCGCCGGACGCGTCATCGGCCGACTCCGCATGCGACTCACCGGCCTCCAGCGCGCCGCCAACGCCGCCGCCCCCTGACCGCCACGCGCCCCGCGTAGAGGCTCTTTCATGACCCCCTCTCCCCTTGCGGGAGAGGGATGGGGTGAGGGGGCGCGGGCCGCTTGCCCTCCGTAGCCCGCCGGAGGCGCGGCGAAGGAGGGTTTCCGCACGCCGTGCTATCGCAAATCGAAAATCGAAAATGTGACCGCCCCATGATCTGCGTCAGCCTCATGCCTCGCTCCACCGACGATGCCCTCGCCGCCCTCTCCCGCCTCGCCTCCGTTTTGAGTTCTTTTTCATCCGTTCAATCCGCAATCCGAAATCCGAAATCCGAAATATCTGTCGAACTCCGCCTCGACGCCATCCAGACGCCGGACCTCGCGCGTCTCCTCGCCCGCCCCCCCTGCCCCCTCATCGCCACCTGCCGACCCAAACGCGAAGGCGGTCTCTACGACGGACCCGAACAGCCGCGACTCGAACTCCTCCGCGAGGCCGCTCGCCTCGGCGCCGACTACATCGACGTCGAACACGACGCCTTCCAGGCCCTCGGCCCCGTCGCTCCCGCCAAACGCATCGTCTCGTACCATAACTTCAAGGAAACGCCGCCCGACCTCGACGCGATTCACGCGCGCCTGGCGCGCCTCGGCGCCGACGTCGTCAAAATCGCCGTCACCGCCAACCACATCCTCGACACCGTTCCCGTCCTTCGCCTCCTCCGCGCCGCACGCACGCCGACCATCGCCCTCTCCATGGGCGAGCGAGGCCTCCTCACGCGCATCCTCGCTCCCAAGTTCGGCGCCTTCCTGACTTACGCCTCTTTCGATTCGCAGGAGGGTTCGCCGCCCCCCGCGCCTGTGTGCCACGGCCGGCCTTGCCCGGCCGTGCCTCCGCCTGGTTCCCCGCCCCCCGCGCGCCGTTCAACGCCCGGGGATGAATCCCGACGAAGTCGGGATGAATCCCCGGGACGCCCGCAATCGGAGGCCGGACCCGGTCAACTTTCCCTCTCCGAAATGCTCGACCTCTACCGCGTCCACCGCATCGGCCGCGCGACGCGCGTCTTCGGCGTTATCGCCGACCCCGTCGCCCACAGCCTCTCTCCGCGCATCCACAACGCCGCCTTCGCCTCTCTCGGCCTCGACGCCGTCTATCTCCCCTTCTGGGTCGAAGGCGACCCCGCCGCCTTCGTCCGCGCCTTCCGCGAGTTCGGCTTCGACGGCTACTCCGTCACCATCCCGCATAAGCAGAAAGTGATGGAGGCGATGGACGAGATTTCGCCCCTCGCCCGCCGCGTCGGGGCGATGAACACCGTCGTCCGCCGGCCCGACGGCTCCCTCTTCGGAACGAATACGGACATCTCCGCCGGCCTCGCTTCCATCGAGGCCGTCGTCGGAAAGGGTTG harbors:
- a CDS encoding tetratricopeptide repeat protein, which encodes MAEPQKNGTKPKAEGSPTGAPDAPPADQAPTDIMAAEVRRLADGCFDRAQQATVRSNFDYAIALYLEGLRHDPQDIEKGHQGLRDAAVRRKSQGKRGGLARFVSQIRAAIYQMLGRHKDAMLALEAALAHDPQNVMFLTQMMQLARRLQYVNVAIWSGELAAEETLKTKKPQKQIFTTLADLYEDQRRFRDAVEALNQAIKIDPSDRTLDKRARDLAASSSIEDSRLESVADFHDMIRDRRQASASATQQVIRTEEQLDDQYAELKAALDADPENPVKMQALADCQARRGNIPDAMAILKKALETGKDYRYKYRMDDIYMAEYRARLRDLDVEIEANPDRADLKAEHKKISQEQDAFELKAYQERQRQYPTDLGIRLDLGIRQYRKGLFDEAIVSFQQASRDPKRHVQALNLLGQCFFAKKLYQEAQNQFETALERHELTGDALAKELQYHLAMTLEIQGKLPGAIEWFSRIVQQDYQYRDAAKRLEALRRRAEEQGKPA
- the rpsT gene encoding 30S ribosomal protein S20 translates to MPRSVSAKKRVRQNETRRIRNRTIKSRIRSARRDFLAAVAADDADKARDLFLKCEKMLHRAANNGPLHRKTAGRVIGRLRMRLTGLQRAANAAAP
- the aroE gene encoding shikimate dehydrogenase, encoding MICVSLMPRSTDDALAALSRLASVLSSFSSVQSAIRNPKSEISVELRLDAIQTPDLARLLARPPCPLIATCRPKREGGLYDGPEQPRLELLREAARLGADYIDVEHDAFQALGPVAPAKRIVSYHNFKETPPDLDAIHARLARLGADVVKIAVTANHILDTVPVLRLLRAARTPTIALSMGERGLLTRILAPKFGAFLTYASFDSQEGSPPPAPVCHGRPCPAVPPPGSPPPARRSTPGDESRRSRDESPGRPQSEAGPGQLSLSEMLDLYRVHRIGRATRVFGVIADPVAHSLSPRIHNAAFASLGLDAVYLPFWVEGDPAAFVRAFREFGFDGYSVTIPHKQKVMEAMDEISPLARRVGAMNTVVRRPDGSLFGTNTDISAGLASIEAVVGKGWLLGKRALLLGAGGLGRALAFALADAGTILTITDLDITRSESLAREVGSVAVQSAIRNFTRRSLGEGGPKSAMAFDVVLNCSPVGMHPDVDASPVPAEMLRKDMVVYDAVYNPAETKLLRDARAAGCRTVAGIDHFVRQAVEQFELWTGQSAPVQMMRETVLSALATA